In Zingiber officinale cultivar Zhangliang chromosome 3B, Zo_v1.1, whole genome shotgun sequence, a single window of DNA contains:
- the LOC121968085 gene encoding serine racemase-like yields MDNGKQVKNDNYAADIASIREARVRIAPYIHETPVLTSKSLDSIASKRLYFKCECFQKGGAFKIRGASNAIFSLSDDQAAKGVLTHSSGNHAAAVALAAKLRGIPAYVVIPKNAPKCKVENVRRYGGQIFWSESTIQSRESITEKVQQDTGAILVHPFNNRFTIRFCICH; encoded by the exons ATGGACAATGGGAAACAAGTGAAAAACGATAACTATGCTGCTGATATTGCTTCCATAAGGGAGGCGAGAGTCCGTATTGCTCCATATATTCATGAAACTCCAGTGCTTACCTCGAAGTCTTTAGATTCTATAGCTTCCAAACGGTTGTATTTCAAGTGTGAATGCTTTCAAAAAGG AGGAGCCTTTAAGATTAGGGGAGCTTCAAATGCTATATTCTCCCTTTCTGATGATCAAGCTGCCAAAGGCGTTTTGACACACAGCAG TGGTAACCATGCTGCAGCAGTGGCTTTGGCTGCAAAGCTCCGTGGAATCCCAGCATATGTTGTCATACCGAAAAATGCTCCAAAATGCAAGGTTGAGAATGTCAGGCGGTATGGTGGTCAAATCTTCTGGAGTGAATCAACGATCCAATCAAGAGAGAGTATTACTGAGAAAGTTCAGCAAGATACTGGTGCAATTTTGGTTCATCCTTTCAACAATAGATTCACCATCAGGTTTTGTATTTGTCATTGA